One Nyctibius grandis isolate bNycGra1 chromosome 17, bNycGra1.pri, whole genome shotgun sequence genomic window carries:
- the ATP8B2 gene encoding phospholipid-transporting ATPase ID isoform X1, whose product MERCAARRAPEEERRLRANAREYNEKFQYASNCIKTSKYNIVTFLPVNLFEQFQEVANTYFLFLLILQLIPQVSSLSWFTTIVPLVLVLSITAVKDATDDYFRHKSDNQVNNRQSQVLIGGALRQEQWMNVRVGDIIKLENNQFVAADLLLLSSSEPHGLCYIETAELDGETNTKVRQAIPVTSELGDTSKLARFDGEVICEPPNNKLDKFGGTLYWKENKYPLSNQNMLLRGCVLRNTEWCFGLVIFAGPDTKLMQNSGRTKFKRTSIDRLMNTLVLWIFGFLVCMGVILAIGNAIWEHEVGVCFQIYLPWDEGVHSAFFSGFLSFWSYIIILNTVVPISLYVSVEVIRLGHSYFINWDKKMYCAKCRTPAEARTTTLNEELGQVEYIFSDKTGTLTQNIMVFSKCSVNGHSYGDVQDVLGHKAELGERPEPVDFSFNPLADPEFQFWDPSLLEAVKLGDPHVHEFFRLLSLCHTVMSEEKSEGELYYKAQSPDEGALVTAARNFGFVFQSRTPKTITVHELGRAITYQLLAILDFNNIRKRMSVIVRSPEGKIRLYCKGADTILLERLHPVNQDLANVTTDHLNEYAGEGLRTLVLAYKDLEESYYEDWSERLHQASGAPDAREDRLARLYNEVENDMMLLGATAIEDKLQQGVPETIAILTLANIKIWVLTGDKQETAVNIGYSCKMLTDDMTEVFVVTGHTVLEVRQELRKAREKMMDASRSVGNGFSYQEKLSSKLTSVLEAIAGEYALVVNGHSLAHALEADMEVEFLETACACKAVICCRVTPLQKAQVVELVKKYKKAVTLAIGDGANDVSMIKTAHIGVGISGQEGIQAVLASDYSFSQFKFLQRLLLVHGRWSYLRMCKFLCYFFYKNFAFTMVHFWFGFFCGFSAQTVYDQYFITLYNIVYTSLPVLAMGIFDQDVPEQRSMEYPKLYEPGQLNLLFNKREFFICIAQGIYTSVLMFFIPYGVFADATRDDGAQLADYQSFAVTVATSLVIVVSVQIGLDTGFWTAINHFFIWGSLAVYFAILFAMHSDGLFQMFPNQFRFVGNAQNTLAQPTVWLTIALTTVVCIMPVVAFRFLKLDLKPQLSDTVRYTQLVRKKQKAQHRCMRRVGRTGSRRSGYAFSHQEGFGELIMSGKNMRLSSSALSSFAARPGAGWMETLRKKKGSDGGTAGSPGAAPNKV is encoded by the exons ATGGAGCGGTGCGCGGCCCGCCGGGCCCCAg AGGAGGAGCGGCGGCTGCGAGCCAACGCGCGGGAGTACAACGAGAAGTTCCAGTACGCG AGCAACTGCATCAAGACCTCCAAGTACAACATCGTCACTTTCCTGCCCGTCAACCTCTTCGAGCAGTTCCAGGAAGTGGCCAACActtatttcctcttcctcctcatcctgcaG CTGATCCCACAGGTCTCTTCGCTCTCCTGGTTCACCACCATCGTGCCTTTGGTTCTTGTTTTAAGCATCACAGCTGTCAAAGATGCCACCGACGACTAT tTCCGCCATAAAAGCGACAACCAGGTGAACAACCGGCAGTCTCAGGTGCTGATCGGCGGAGC CCTCCGGCAGGAGCAGTGGATGAACGTGCGTGTGGGAGACATCATCAAGCTGGAGAACAACCAGTTTGTGGCG GctgacctcctcctcctctccagcagcGAACCCCATGGGTTGTGCTACATAGAGACCGCGGAGCTGGACGG AGAGACCAACACGAAGGTGCGCCAGGCCATCCCCGTCACCTCGGAGCTGGGTGACACCAGCAAGCTGGCTCGGTTTGATG GCGAGGTGATCTGTGAACCCCCCAACAATAAGCTGGACAAGTTTGGGGGGACTCTGTACTGGAAGGAGAACAAGTACCCCCTGAGCAACCAGAACATGCTGCTGCGGGGCTGCGTCCTGCGCAACACCGAGTGGTGCTTCGGCCTCGTCATCTTCGCAG ggcCCGACACGAAGCTGATGCAGAACAGCGGCCGCACCAAGTTCAAGCGGACGAGCATTGACCGGCTGATGAACACGCTGGTGCTCTGG ATCTTCGGGTTCCTGGTGTGCATGGGGGTGATCCTGGCCATCGGCAACGCCATCTGGGAGCACGAGGTGGGCGTCTGCTTCCAGATCTACCTGCCTTGGGATGAGGGGGTGCACAGTGCCTTCTTCTCCGGCTTCCTCTCCTTCTGGTCCTACATCATCATCCTCAACACTGTGGTGCCCATCTCCCTCTACGTGAG CGTGGAGGTGATCCGCCTGGGACACAGCTACTTCATCAACTGGGACAAGAAGATGTACTGTGCCAAGTGCCGGACGCCGGCTGAGGCCCGGACCACCACCCTCAACgaggagctggggcaggtggAGTACATCTTCTCCGACAAGACCGGCACCCTCACCCAGAACATCATGGTCTTCAGCAAGTGCTCGGTGAACGGGCACAGCTACG GTGACGTGCAGGACGTGCTGGGGCacaaggcagagctgggagag AGGCCGGAGCCGGTCGACTTCTCCTTCAACCCGCTGGCGGACCCAGAGTTCCAGTTCTGGGACCCCAGCCTGCTGGAAGCTGTCAAACTGGGAGACCCCCACGTGCACGAGTTCTTCCGCCTGCTCTCGCTCTGCCACACCGTCATGTCCGAGGAGAAGAGCGAAG GGGAGCTCTATTACAAGGCTCAGTCCCCGGACGAGGGAGCCTTGGTCACGGCCGCCAGGAACTTCGGCTTCGTGTTCCAGTCCCGCACGCCCAAGACCATCACGGTGCACGAGTTGGGTCGGGCCATCACCTACCAGCTGCTGGCCATCCTGGACTTCAACAACATCCGCAAGCGCATGTCCGTCATCG TCCGCAGCCCCGAGGGCAAGATCCGGCTGTACTGCAAAGGTGCTGACACCATCCTGCTGGAACGCCTGCACCCCGTCAACCAGGACCTGGCCAACGTCACCACCGACCACCTCAAT GAATACGCTGGCGAGGGGCTGCGGACGCTGGTGCTGGCCTATAAAGACCTGGAGGAGAGTTACTACGAGGACTGGTCTGAGCGGCTGCACCAAGCCAGCGGTGCCCCCGACGCCCGCGAGGATCGCCTGGCCCGGCTCTACAACGAGGTGGAGAACGACATGATG ctgctgggagcCACGGCCATCGAGGACAAACTGCAGCAGGGGGTCCCTGAAACCATCGCCATCCTGACGCTGGCCAACATCAAGATCTGGGTGCTGACGGGGGACAAACAGG AAACGGCCGTGAACATCGGCTACTCCTGCAAGATGCTGACGGACGACATGACGGAGGTGTTTGTGGTGACGGGCCACACCGTGCTGGAGGTGCGACAGGAGCTGAG GAAAGCCCGGGAGAAGATGATGGACGCGTCGCGCTCCGTGGGCAACGGCTTCTCCTACCAGGAGAAACTCTCCTCCAAGCTCACCTCCGTGCTGGAAGCCATCGCCGGCGAATACGCCCTGGTCGTCAACGGGCACAGCCTG GCCCACGCGCTGGAGGCTGACATGGAGGTGGAGTTCCTGGAGACGGCGTGCGCCTGCAAAGCCGTCATCTGCTGCCGCGTCACGCCCTTGCAGAAGGCCCAGGTGGTGGAGCTGGTGAAGAAGTACAAGAAAGCCGTGACCTTGGCCATCGGGGACGGGGCCAACGATGTCAGCATGATCAAGA CCGCCCACATCGGGGTGGGCATCAGCGGGCAGGAGGGCATCCAGGCGGTGCTGGCCTCCGACTACTCCTTCTCCCAGTTTAAATTCCTGCAACGCCTGCTCCTGGTGCACGGGCGCTGGTCCTACCTCCGCATGTGCAAGTTCCTCTGCTACTTCTTCTACAAGAACTTCGCCTTCACCATGGTCCACTTCTGGTTTGGCTTCTTCTGCGGCTTCTCGGCGCAG ACCGTGTACGACCAGTACTTCATCACGCTGTACAACATCGTCTACACCTCGCTGCCCGTGCTCGCCATGGGCATCTTCGACCAG GACGTGCCGGAGCAGCGGAGCATGGAGTACCCCAAGCTCTACGAGCCCGGGCAGCTGAACCTGCTCTTCAACAAGCGAGAATTCTTCATCTGCATCGCCCAGGGCATCTACACCTCTGTCCTCATGTTCTTCATCCCTTACGGCGTCTTCGCCGACGCCACCCGCGACGACGGCGCCCAGCTGGCCGACTACCAGTCCTTTGCCGTCACCGTCGCCACCTCCCTGGTGATTGTCGTCAGCGTGCAG ATCGGGCTGGACACGGGCTTCTGGACGGCCATCAACCACTTCTTCATCTGGGGCAGCCTGGCTGTTTACTTCGCCATCCTCTTCGCCATGCACAGCGACGGCCTCTTCCAGATGTTCCCCAACCAGTTCCGCTTCGTGG GGAACGCCCAGAACACGCTGGCCCAGCCCACGGTCTGGCTGACCATCGCCCTCACCACCGTGGTCTGTATCATGCCCGTCGTGGCCTTTCGCTTCCTCAAGCTGGACCTAAAACCCCAACTCTCGGACACG GTGCGTTACACCCAGCTGGTACGCAAGAAGCAGAAGGCTCAGCACCGGTGCATGCGGCGCGTGGGCCGCACGGGCTCGCGGCGCTCCGGCTACGCCTTCTCCCACCAAGAAGGTTTCGGGGAACTCATCATGTCCGGCAAAAACATGCGCCTCAGCTCCTCGGCCCTCTCCAGCttcgccgcccgccccggcgccgGCTGGATGGAGACCCTGCGCAAGAAGAAAGGCAGCGATGGCGGCAccgccggcagccccggcgCCGCGCCCAACAAGGTGTGA